The following proteins come from a genomic window of Acidimicrobiia bacterium:
- a CDS encoding ABC transporter ATP-binding protein, with the protein MEADKELRRDGWRLMRSTVRPHRRMVWVGVAAGLVWTAARVAVPTMVGIAVDRAIVKRHDNGALMRWVIAILAVGALQAFCTGIRRYAAFKLAYRVETDIRMRLVAHLQRLHFAFHDEAQTGQLMSRANSDIQQINNVVLLVPLTIASTVTMLLVVAILVYRSPGLAFFALVSLPVLNVAATRFTRRMYPVGLELQQRLAEVSSVVEETVSGIRVVKGFGAERRQVESLRVETDAVFERSIAAANLRAGFLPLIDLLPTLGLVGILWYGGHQVLSGHLTVGDIVAANFYVLMLIWPLRMVGMLLGQIPRAVSAAGRIHEVISTDPAISERAGARALPVGGPGELRFEGVTFAYGRGRPVLEDLDLVIRGGEAVALVGATGSGKTTIARLVPRFYDVTDGCVLLDGVDVRDLNLTELRRAIGIVFEDTFLFSESVRSNIAFAEPDAPMERVRAAARLAGADGFVSALPGGYETVVGQHGFTLSGGQRQRISIARAVLSDPRVLILDDATSSVDPTKEHEIRAALAEVMRGRTTLIIAHRPATIALADRVVLLDGHRVVADGTHESLLATSDAYRAVLARAELDGSEHHAAEEEVAELVGLREEAG; encoded by the coding sequence GTGGAAGCGGACAAGGAGCTCCGGCGCGACGGCTGGCGCCTCATGCGGAGCACCGTCCGGCCGCACCGCCGCATGGTGTGGGTCGGCGTCGCCGCCGGACTCGTCTGGACCGCGGCGCGCGTCGCGGTGCCGACCATGGTGGGAATCGCGGTCGACCGGGCGATCGTGAAGCGACACGACAACGGTGCGCTGATGCGGTGGGTCATCGCGATCCTCGCGGTCGGCGCGCTGCAGGCGTTCTGCACCGGCATTCGTCGCTACGCCGCGTTCAAGCTCGCGTACCGCGTCGAGACCGACATCCGGATGCGGCTCGTCGCGCACCTTCAACGTCTGCACTTCGCGTTCCACGACGAGGCGCAGACCGGTCAGCTCATGTCGCGCGCGAACAGCGACATCCAGCAGATCAACAACGTCGTCCTGCTCGTCCCGCTCACCATCGCGAGCACGGTCACGATGCTGCTCGTGGTCGCGATCCTCGTGTACCGCAGTCCCGGTCTCGCGTTCTTCGCGCTCGTGAGCCTGCCGGTGCTCAACGTCGCGGCGACGCGCTTCACGCGTCGCATGTACCCCGTCGGGCTCGAGCTCCAGCAACGGCTCGCGGAGGTGTCGAGCGTCGTCGAGGAGACGGTGAGCGGCATCCGTGTCGTGAAGGGCTTCGGTGCGGAACGGCGGCAGGTCGAGTCGCTGCGCGTCGAGACCGACGCGGTGTTCGAACGCTCGATCGCGGCGGCGAACCTGCGCGCCGGCTTCCTCCCGCTGATCGACCTGCTGCCGACGCTCGGCCTCGTCGGCATCCTCTGGTACGGCGGGCACCAAGTGCTCTCCGGCCACCTGACCGTCGGCGACATCGTCGCCGCGAACTTCTACGTGCTCATGCTCATCTGGCCGCTCCGGATGGTCGGGATGCTGCTGGGCCAGATCCCGCGCGCGGTGTCGGCCGCGGGCCGGATCCACGAGGTCATCTCGACCGATCCCGCCATCAGCGAGCGGGCGGGCGCACGCGCGCTGCCGGTCGGTGGCCCGGGCGAGCTGCGCTTCGAGGGCGTGACGTTCGCGTACGGCCGCGGCCGGCCGGTGCTCGAAGACCTCGACCTCGTCATCCGCGGCGGCGAGGCGGTCGCGCTCGTCGGCGCGACGGGCTCGGGCAAGACGACGATCGCGCGGCTCGTCCCGCGCTTCTACGACGTCACCGACGGGTGCGTGCTGCTCGACGGGGTCGACGTGCGCGACCTCAACCTCACCGAGCTCCGGCGCGCCATCGGCATCGTGTTCGAGGACACGTTCCTCTTCTCCGAGAGCGTGCGCTCGAACATCGCGTTCGCCGAACCCGATGCGCCGATGGAGCGCGTGCGCGCCGCGGCGCGCCTCGCGGGCGCCGACGGGTTCGTATCCGCGTTGCCCGGCGGCTACGAGACCGTCGTCGGCCAGCACGGGTTCACGCTCTCCGGCGGTCAGCGCCAGCGGATCTCGATCGCGCGCGCCGTGCTCTCCGACCCGCGCGTGCTCATCCTCGACGACGCGACGTCGTCGGTCGACCCGACGAAGGAGCACGAGATCCGCGCCGCGCTCGCGGAGGTGATGCGCGGTCGCACCACGCTGATCATCGCTCACCGCCCCGCGACCATCGCGCTCGCCGATCGCGTCGTGCTGCTCGACGGCCACCGGGTCGTCGCCGACGGCACGCACGAGTCGTTGCTCGCGACCTCCGACGCCTACCGCGCGGTGCTCGCGCGCGCCGAGCTCGACGGCAGCGAGCACCACGCCGCCGAAGAGGAAGTCGCCGAGCTCGTCGGGCTCCGAGAGGAAGCCGGATGA
- a CDS encoding hemerythrin domain-containing protein translates to MAATKKTTSRARPAAKKARAAKKRTTRAVKRAPATKTAKKSVRVAKKRATTAKKTAQRTAKKTVRKAEKRVSTAKKAARANVRKVAKATSPARTNGARPSGRRPDAIALLKADHREVNALFKQFEQAGSARAKKSRLVQTIIEELSRHAAIEELAFYPAVRREVAGATPDVLEAIEEHHVVKWLLYELEGLSPADERFDAKVTVLIESVRHHVREEENDLFPRVRARLGRERLVAIGDELRAAKPRVSTRPHPRAPDEPPANAIVAGAVGALDKAREVGKKAVERVREEIAS, encoded by the coding sequence ATGGCTGCAACGAAGAAGACCACGTCCCGAGCCCGTCCGGCCGCGAAGAAAGCTCGCGCTGCGAAGAAGCGCACGACGCGTGCCGTGAAGCGGGCTCCGGCGACGAAGACCGCGAAGAAGTCGGTGCGGGTCGCCAAGAAGCGCGCAACGACGGCCAAGAAGACGGCGCAGCGGACCGCGAAGAAGACGGTTCGCAAGGCCGAGAAGCGGGTGAGCACCGCGAAGAAGGCGGCACGCGCGAATGTCCGCAAGGTCGCCAAGGCGACGTCGCCGGCGCGGACGAACGGTGCCCGTCCGAGCGGCCGGCGCCCCGATGCGATCGCGCTGCTGAAGGCCGATCACCGCGAGGTGAACGCGCTCTTCAAGCAGTTCGAGCAAGCCGGCTCCGCACGCGCGAAGAAGTCGCGCTTGGTGCAGACGATCATCGAAGAGCTCTCGCGCCACGCGGCGATCGAAGAGCTCGCGTTCTATCCCGCGGTGCGGCGCGAGGTCGCCGGCGCGACGCCTGACGTGCTCGAAGCGATCGAGGAGCACCACGTCGTGAAGTGGTTGCTCTACGAGCTCGAGGGCCTGTCGCCCGCCGACGAGCGCTTCGACGCGAAGGTGACCGTCCTCATCGAGAGCGTGCGCCACCACGTGCGTGAGGAAGAGAACGACCTGTTCCCGCGGGTGCGGGCGCGTCTCGGCCGCGAACGCCTGGTCGCCATCGGTGACGAGTTGCGTGCCGCGAAGCCAAGGGTCTCTACGCGACCGCACCCGCGTGCTCCTGACGAGCCGCCGGCCAACGCGATCGTCGCCGGCGCGGTGGGCGCGCTCGACAAGGCTCGCGAGGTCGGCAAGAAGGCCGTCGAGCGGGTTCGCGAGGAGATCGCGAGCTGA
- a CDS encoding glycosyltransferase — protein MDLSVVIPCLDAAEVLAGQLEALRAQQWRGSWDVIVADNGSTDDTRTVAEKFRPVLDIRVVDASDRAGRQHACNVGARAGGRAVVFVDADDEVAPGYIAAMGEALAQHAIVAARIDHVTLNDGWVVDGRSAAQTNALQNHLGFLPFGSGGTLGVRADVFEAVGGFASDMHYAEDIDFCWRAQLAGYDIGFVPDAVLRYRYRTRLRSMFTQHRKFGRASALLYRTYRDRGMPRFGTQSMLREWRQVATGLLLVRGRGDAARWARRMGRDVGRLQGSARFRVWFP, from the coding sequence GTGGATCTGTCGGTCGTGATCCCGTGCCTCGACGCGGCCGAGGTCCTCGCGGGGCAGCTCGAGGCGCTGCGCGCGCAGCAGTGGCGCGGCTCTTGGGACGTGATCGTCGCCGACAACGGATCGACCGACGACACGCGCACGGTCGCGGAGAAGTTCCGTCCCGTGCTCGACATCCGCGTCGTCGACGCGTCGGATCGTGCCGGCCGGCAGCACGCGTGCAACGTCGGCGCGCGCGCCGGTGGTCGCGCCGTCGTGTTCGTCGACGCCGACGACGAGGTCGCGCCCGGATACATCGCGGCGATGGGCGAGGCGCTCGCGCAGCACGCGATCGTCGCCGCGCGCATCGACCACGTGACGCTGAACGACGGGTGGGTCGTCGACGGCCGCTCCGCCGCACAGACGAACGCGTTGCAGAACCACCTCGGATTCCTGCCGTTCGGGAGCGGCGGCACGCTCGGCGTGCGCGCGGACGTCTTCGAGGCGGTCGGTGGCTTCGCGTCGGACATGCACTACGCGGAGGACATCGATTTCTGCTGGCGCGCGCAGCTCGCGGGTTACGACATCGGCTTCGTTCCGGACGCGGTGTTGCGCTACCGGTACCGCACCCGTCTGCGGTCGATGTTCACGCAGCACCGCAAGTTCGGCCGGGCATCGGCGTTGCTGTACCGGACCTATCGTGACCGCGGCATGCCCCGATTCGGAACGCAGTCGATGCTGCGCGAATGGCGTCAGGTCGCGACCGGTCTGCTGCTCGTGCGCGGGCGCGGCGACGCGGCGCGCTGGGCCCGTCGGATGGGGCGCGACGTCGGCCGGCTGCAGGGGAGCGCGCGCTTCCGGGTGTGGTTCCCGTGA
- a CDS encoding DUF4395 family protein — protein sequence MDADRPESAVDARAVRFELAALAVVLLGAFVFRIPWAVPALAVIVAVGVGFGARGNLFRQVFAAVAEDRLGPVTATESARAVRFSELFAVAMLTLATLVFALDIGGAAWLLALVEAGVCAVHATTGISVEAAVRRRLFGGGNRRR from the coding sequence GTGGACGCCGACCGGCCCGAATCCGCCGTCGACGCGCGGGCGGTCCGCTTCGAGCTCGCGGCGCTGGCGGTCGTCCTGCTCGGCGCCTTCGTGTTCCGGATCCCCTGGGCGGTGCCCGCGCTCGCCGTGATCGTCGCGGTCGGCGTCGGCTTCGGTGCCCGGGGGAACCTCTTCCGGCAGGTGTTCGCGGCCGTCGCCGAGGATCGCCTCGGACCGGTCACGGCGACCGAGTCGGCGCGGGCGGTGCGGTTCTCCGAGTTGTTCGCGGTGGCGATGCTGACGCTGGCGACGTTGGTGTTCGCGCTCGACATCGGGGGCGCGGCCTGGCTCCTCGCCCTCGTCGAGGCGGGCGTGTGCGCAGTGCACGCGACGACCGGGATCTCGGTCGAGGCCGCGGTCCGCCGGCGTTTGTTCGGCGGCGGCAACCGCCGGCGCTGA
- a CDS encoding nitroreductase family deazaflavin-dependent oxidoreductase, with protein MPDVNDHNRTIIDEFRANGGKLGGNFEGAPMLLLHSTGARSGQPRVNPMMYLQDGDRLVVFASKAGAPTNPDWYHNLVAHPDASVEVGEETVPVHATVLIGAERDRLFAKQAQLYPGFKEYEERTTRVIPVVALTRTS; from the coding sequence ATGCCCGACGTGAACGATCACAACCGAACCATCATCGACGAGTTCCGCGCCAACGGCGGCAAGCTCGGCGGCAACTTCGAGGGTGCGCCGATGCTGCTCCTGCACTCGACCGGCGCGCGCAGCGGACAACCCCGCGTCAACCCGATGATGTATCTCCAGGACGGTGATCGCCTCGTCGTGTTCGCGTCGAAGGCGGGTGCACCGACGAACCCCGACTGGTATCACAACCTCGTCGCACATCCCGACGCGTCGGTCGAAGTCGGTGAGGAGACCGTTCCCGTGCACGCGACCGTTCTCATCGGTGCGGAGCGCGATCGCTTGTTCGCGAAGCAGGCGCAGCTCTATCCGGGATTCAAGGAGTACGAGGAGCGCACGACGCGCGTCATCCCCGTCGTCGCACTGACGCGAACCTCCTAA
- a CDS encoding ABC transporter ATP-binding protein: MRGQGHWADGVPDEKLTRAEAQRVLRRLLRMLRPYRPMILLTIVMLIGQVGALLGGPALVGRGVDAIQHHHVGTLDRAAAAYLFLALLALVMGRFVIRVVAKTGESFLRGLRTQVFAHLMSLSMNFFENEKTGRLVARMTSDIDALDELLAQGLVLLVQNVLIFVGALVAIFLMSWELALVVTVIVPPVYLASRWFRRVSNRAYLEVRDSIATNMSTLQEGLEGIRVVQAYGREDSFTDRFEATNEEQFQKNLVTVRISSLYFPVIEYAGVAGTAVIIGVGGWLSSRSVISVGTVAAFALYLQNLFDPVQQLSQLYNTVQSAGAALRKVFELLDERPSVSEKPGAVDLPERGTIDAVDVSFAYVDEIVLRDVTLHIEQGERLALVGPTGAGKSTLAKLLARFYDPVSGSVTVGGVDLRDATIRSLRERICVVPQEGYLFAGTLRENVRVGRPEATDHEVATALGALGLLDRFEAFPDGLDTEVREGGSRLSAGEKQLISLTRAALADPAILVLDEATSNLDPGTEHEVEQALEHLMEGRTVIVVAHRLSTAARADRIAVIDEGHLAELGSHAELVALGGRYAALYRAWSSHHTAEVA, from the coding sequence ATGAGGGGCCAGGGTCACTGGGCCGACGGGGTCCCTGACGAGAAGCTCACGCGCGCCGAGGCGCAGCGGGTGCTGCGGCGCCTGCTCCGGATGTTGCGACCGTACCGGCCGATGATCCTCCTCACGATCGTGATGCTGATCGGTCAGGTCGGCGCGCTGCTCGGCGGACCCGCGCTCGTCGGTCGCGGTGTCGACGCGATCCAGCACCACCACGTCGGAACGCTCGACCGCGCCGCCGCCGCGTACCTCTTCCTTGCGCTCCTCGCGCTGGTGATGGGACGGTTCGTCATCCGCGTCGTCGCGAAGACGGGTGAGTCGTTCCTGCGCGGCCTGCGCACGCAGGTGTTCGCGCATCTCATGTCGCTGTCGATGAACTTCTTCGAGAACGAGAAGACGGGCCGCCTCGTCGCGCGCATGACCTCCGACATCGACGCGCTCGACGAGTTGCTCGCGCAGGGCCTCGTGCTGCTCGTACAGAACGTGCTCATCTTCGTCGGCGCGCTCGTCGCGATCTTCCTGATGAGCTGGGAGCTCGCGCTCGTCGTCACCGTGATCGTGCCGCCCGTGTACCTCGCGAGTCGATGGTTCCGGCGCGTGTCGAACAGGGCGTACCTCGAGGTGCGCGACAGCATCGCTACGAACATGAGCACGCTCCAGGAAGGACTCGAAGGCATCCGGGTCGTGCAGGCGTACGGGCGCGAGGACTCGTTCACCGACCGCTTCGAAGCGACGAACGAGGAGCAGTTCCAGAAGAACCTCGTGACCGTGCGCATCTCGTCGCTCTACTTCCCGGTGATCGAGTACGCGGGCGTCGCCGGCACGGCCGTGATCATCGGCGTCGGTGGCTGGCTGTCGTCGCGGTCGGTGATCTCGGTCGGGACGGTCGCCGCGTTCGCGCTGTACCTGCAGAACCTGTTCGACCCGGTGCAGCAGCTCAGCCAGCTCTACAACACCGTGCAGTCGGCCGGCGCCGCGTTGCGCAAGGTCTTCGAGCTGCTCGACGAGCGGCCGTCGGTGTCGGAGAAGCCGGGTGCGGTCGACCTGCCCGAGCGGGGCACGATCGACGCGGTCGACGTGTCGTTCGCATACGTCGACGAGATCGTGCTGCGTGACGTCACGCTGCACATCGAGCAGGGTGAGCGGCTCGCGCTCGTCGGTCCGACCGGCGCGGGCAAGTCGACCCTCGCCAAGCTCCTCGCGCGCTTCTACGACCCGGTCTCCGGCTCGGTCACGGTCGGCGGCGTCGACCTGCGCGACGCCACGATTCGATCGCTGCGCGAGCGGATCTGCGTCGTGCCGCAGGAGGGCTATCTGTTCGCGGGGACGCTGCGCGAGAACGTCCGAGTCGGCCGGCCCGAGGCGACCGACCATGAGGTCGCGACTGCGCTCGGCGCGCTCGGCCTGCTCGATCGCTTCGAAGCCTTCCCCGACGGTCTCGACACCGAGGTGCGCGAGGGCGGCTCGCGCCTTTCGGCGGGGGAGAAGCAACTGATCTCGCTCACGCGCGCCGCGCTCGCCGATCCTGCGATCCTCGTGCTCGACGAGGCGACGTCGAACCTCGACCCTGGTACCGAGCACGAGGTCGAGCAGGCGCTCGAGCACCTGATGGAGGGTCGGACCGTGATCGTGGTCGCGCACCGGCTGTCGACGGCCGCGCGCGCCGACCGCATCGCCGTGATCGACGAAGGGCATCTGGCCGAGCTGGGCTCGCACGCCGAGCTCGTCGCCCTCGGCGGCCGCTACGCCGCGCTGTACCGCGCGTGGTCGTCCCATCACACGGCCGAGGTCGCGTGA
- a CDS encoding glycosyltransferase family 2 protein, with the protein MSGKNARRTGGRVLRKLGLRAAPEPRTPWVSAVDFASPEPLSELKLFAILGAWMEEDVIAATVANAFAQGCERVFLVDNDSSDGTVREAVAAGAELAEVFRTEQYDEVLRLDIMNRVVREQSELDGSEHIWWLWLDADEFPHGPRGLTVREFLEPLDRRYRIVGARFINHYPDRVPASAPGRHPLDFQPLCEEHRLGCALKHRKHSLQRYDRGGVPILSDRGFHRATSEERPLLEPVEAIYLHHFPYREEDVTRRRLALLCGTDEHGNTRVQEGDDAADGMVPRFQTLDAVYRGDWANVRNYRPDGEFAVANPIEWSQLARPEDLAVRRWYPDAQTSHPRNP; encoded by the coding sequence GTGAGCGGGAAGAACGCTCGGCGAACCGGCGGGCGCGTGCTGCGCAAGCTCGGTCTGCGCGCCGCGCCCGAACCCCGAACGCCGTGGGTGAGCGCCGTCGACTTCGCGTCGCCGGAGCCGCTCTCCGAGCTCAAGCTGTTCGCGATCCTCGGTGCGTGGATGGAAGAGGACGTGATCGCGGCCACGGTCGCGAACGCGTTCGCGCAGGGCTGCGAGCGCGTCTTCCTCGTCGACAACGACAGCTCCGACGGCACGGTCCGCGAGGCCGTCGCCGCGGGCGCCGAGTTGGCGGAGGTGTTCCGGACCGAGCAGTACGACGAGGTGCTGCGACTCGACATCATGAACCGCGTCGTGCGCGAGCAGTCGGAGCTCGACGGCAGCGAGCACATCTGGTGGCTCTGGCTCGACGCCGACGAGTTTCCGCACGGGCCGCGCGGCTTGACGGTGCGGGAGTTCCTGGAACCGCTCGATCGGCGCTACCGCATCGTCGGCGCGCGCTTCATCAACCACTATCCGGACCGCGTGCCCGCGTCGGCTCCGGGTCGCCACCCGCTCGACTTCCAGCCGCTGTGCGAGGAGCATCGACTCGGCTGCGCGCTCAAGCATCGCAAGCACTCGTTGCAGCGTTACGACCGCGGCGGCGTCCCGATCCTCTCCGACCGCGGCTTCCACCGCGCGACGAGCGAGGAGCGGCCCCTGCTCGAGCCGGTCGAGGCGATCTACCTCCATCACTTTCCGTATCGCGAAGAGGACGTGACGCGCCGCCGGCTCGCGCTGCTCTGCGGCACCGACGAGCACGGCAACACGCGCGTGCAGGAAGGCGACGACGCCGCCGACGGGATGGTGCCGCGCTTCCAGACGCTCGACGCGGTGTACCGCGGCGACTGGGCGAACGTGCGCAACTACCGACCCGACGGCGAGTTCGCGGTCGCGAACCCGATCGAGTGGTCGCAGCTCGCGCGCCCCGAGGACCTCGCCGTGCGCCGCTGGTATCCGGACGCGCAGACGTCGCATCCGCGCAATCCCTGA
- a CDS encoding AAA family ATPase — protein MELGALADNAVVRGAAVDVVRQREATRQRRITRVAWFLVPFVVYLWHRVLINEPLHFGWPHLTETEINLLPLVLLIVILGPLLVMPVMLAGRSPHQRFQPSEIDVGFDDVVGLGVVKDEVLKTLNLFLTYQTFRDTMGGNPRKAILFEGPPGTGKTYMAKAMAREAGVPYLFVSSSAFQSMYYGQTNRKIRSYFRALRKAAREEGGAIGFIEEIDAIAGARSGMRAEPLPPGLARSVERAAGEGISGVVNELLIQLQSFEHATAGGRVQGWLIEKVNRFLPVHRQLQKKPAVQPNVLVIGATNRAADLDPALLRPGRFDRSIHFDLPSRSGRREIIDYYLSKKAHDPVLDKPERRDQLAAMTFGYTPVMIEHLFDEGLIWALREGRESMNWDDVAQAKMTEEIGLKQPVEYDELEKRTIATHEAGHAVVAHLIGLDRKLEVLSIIKRRDALGLLAHSDTSERFTRRRSELIGVMQIAFGGMTAEELWFGEAGTGPSSDLHHATTIAAQMVGSFGMAGSLVSFEAMENGPINAGIVAKVLNNDDGRSAVSKMLEQAKADTTKLLDEHRYMVEALRDELLAREELIGDEITDVLREAEARHSLATPVEGAAQ, from the coding sequence GTGGAACTAGGGGCGCTGGCCGACAACGCGGTCGTCCGGGGGGCCGCGGTCGATGTCGTCCGCCAGCGGGAGGCGACCCGGCAGCGCCGGATCACGCGGGTCGCGTGGTTCCTGGTGCCCTTCGTCGTCTATCTCTGGCACCGGGTCCTGATCAACGAGCCCCTCCATTTCGGTTGGCCGCACCTGACCGAGACCGAGATCAACCTGCTGCCGCTGGTCCTGTTGATCGTGATCCTCGGGCCGTTGCTCGTGATGCCGGTCATGCTCGCGGGCCGCTCGCCGCACCAACGGTTCCAGCCGAGCGAGATCGATGTCGGCTTCGACGATGTCGTCGGCCTCGGCGTGGTGAAGGACGAGGTCCTCAAGACCTTGAACCTGTTCCTCACCTACCAGACGTTTCGCGACACGATGGGCGGCAACCCCCGCAAGGCGATTCTCTTCGAGGGGCCGCCCGGTACCGGGAAGACGTACATGGCGAAGGCCATGGCGCGCGAAGCCGGGGTGCCGTACCTGTTCGTGTCGTCGAGCGCGTTTCAATCGATGTACTACGGCCAGACGAACCGCAAGATCCGGTCGTACTTCCGCGCGTTGCGCAAGGCCGCGCGTGAAGAGGGTGGCGCGATCGGGTTCATCGAGGAGATCGACGCGATCGCCGGTGCTCGGAGCGGCATGCGCGCCGAGCCACTGCCGCCCGGTCTCGCGCGTTCGGTCGAGCGGGCCGCGGGCGAGGGCATCAGTGGCGTCGTGAACGAGCTGCTGATCCAGCTCCAATCGTTCGAGCACGCGACCGCGGGCGGCCGGGTCCAGGGCTGGCTGATCGAGAAGGTGAACCGTTTTCTCCCGGTGCACCGGCAGTTGCAGAAGAAGCCGGCGGTCCAGCCCAACGTGCTCGTGATCGGCGCGACGAACCGCGCCGCCGACCTCGATCCCGCGCTGCTGCGGCCGGGTCGCTTCGACCGCTCGATCCACTTCGACCTGCCGAGCCGTTCGGGTCGACGCGAGATCATCGATTACTACCTCTCGAAGAAGGCGCACGATCCCGTCCTCGACAAGCCCGAGCGGCGCGACCAGCTCGCGGCGATGACGTTCGGTTACACGCCGGTGATGATCGAGCACCTCTTCGACGAAGGGCTCATCTGGGCGCTGCGCGAAGGCCGCGAGTCGATGAACTGGGACGACGTCGCGCAGGCGAAGATGACCGAGGAGATCGGTCTGAAGCAGCCCGTCGAGTACGACGAGCTGGAGAAGCGGACGATCGCGACGCACGAGGCGGGCCACGCCGTGGTCGCGCACCTCATCGGCCTCGACCGCAAGCTCGAGGTCCTGTCGATCATCAAGCGCCGCGACGCGCTCGGCCTGCTCGCGCACTCCGACACGAGCGAGCGGTTCACGCGCCGGCGCTCGGAGCTCATCGGCGTCATGCAGATCGCGTTCGGCGGGATGACGGCCGAGGAGCTGTGGTTCGGCGAAGCCGGCACCGGCCCGAGCAGCGACCTGCATCACGCGACGACGATCGCCGCGCAGATGGTCGGCTCGTTCGGCATGGCCGGTTCGCTCGTGTCGTTCGAGGCGATGGAGAACGGTCCGATCAACGCGGGCATCGTCGCCAAGGTGCTCAACAACGACGACGGCCGCAGCGCGGTGTCGAAGATGCTCGAGCAGGCGAAGGCCGACACGACGAAGCTGCTCGACGAGCACCGCTACATGGTCGAAGCATTGCGCGACGAGCTGCTCGCACGCGAAGAGCTCATCGGCGACGAGATCACCGACGTGCTGCGCGAGGCGGAGGCGCGGCACTCGCTGGCGACTCCCGTGGAAGGCGCGGCGCAGTAG
- a CDS encoding glycosyltransferase family 2 protein, with protein MATGASPHPAPRRVSVIIPVRNGAETIGEQLDALAVQRYAGEWEVLISDNGSTDGTRELAARWSGRLPNLTVVDASARAGSSFARNCGAAKATGDFLAFCDSDDVVDPDWLAALAAGACDYDAVTGKQDASVINSEIVQTWRPPRTNGMPRSTFLPFAPSCNLGVWADVFATTGGFDESYPQSHDVEWSWRVQLSSHTLGFAPGAVVHYRYRTSPRGIWKQAYLTGIDSVRLYRDYRAQGLTRVPVKKRLRTWAWLVYRLPYVAQPAKRGLWMRRAGEAGGRLAGSAQFRVWCI; from the coding sequence ATGGCAACAGGGGCTTCCCCGCATCCAGCGCCCCGCCGGGTCAGCGTCATCATCCCGGTGCGCAATGGAGCGGAGACGATCGGCGAGCAGCTGGACGCCCTCGCGGTCCAGCGCTACGCCGGCGAGTGGGAAGTCCTGATCTCCGACAACGGCTCGACCGACGGCACGCGCGAGCTCGCGGCGCGCTGGTCGGGGCGGCTTCCGAACCTCACGGTCGTCGACGCGTCGGCGCGCGCGGGCTCGAGCTTTGCCCGCAACTGCGGCGCCGCGAAGGCCACCGGTGATTTCCTCGCGTTCTGCGACTCCGACGACGTCGTCGACCCCGACTGGCTCGCCGCGCTCGCCGCCGGCGCGTGCGACTACGACGCGGTGACCGGCAAGCAGGACGCGTCGGTCATCAACAGCGAGATCGTGCAGACGTGGCGTCCGCCCCGGACCAACGGGATGCCGCGGTCGACGTTCCTCCCGTTCGCGCCGTCGTGCAACCTCGGCGTATGGGCCGACGTGTTCGCGACGACCGGCGGCTTCGACGAGAGCTATCCGCAATCGCACGACGTCGAGTGGTCGTGGCGCGTGCAGCTCTCCTCGCACACGCTCGGGTTCGCGCCCGGCGCCGTCGTCCACTACCGCTACCGCACGTCGCCGCGCGGGATCTGGAAGCAGGCGTACCTGACCGGCATCGACTCGGTGCGCCTCTACCGCGACTACCGCGCCCAAGGCCTCACGCGCGTTCCCGTGAAGAAGCGGCTGCGCACGTGGGCCTGGCTCGTGTACCGCCTGCCGTACGTCGCGCAGCCCGCCAAGCGAGGCTTGTGGATGCGCCGGGCGGGCGAGGCCGGCGGCCGTCTCGCCGGCAGCGCGCAGTTTCGCGTCTGGTGCATCTGA